From Glycine max cultivar Williams 82 chromosome 11, Glycine_max_v4.0, whole genome shotgun sequence, the proteins below share one genomic window:
- the LOC100794253 gene encoding 4-methyl-5-nitrocatechol 5-monooxygenase isoform X3 — MGFLRFIRRYSFPFKDKTRNRAYALQHMQSRGFSKDGVLNGNDVVHPVLIIGAGPVGLVLSILLTKLGINCTVLERNKAFSKHPQAHFINNRSMEIFRKIDGLVEEIQRSQPPVDLWRKFIYCTSLSGSILGSVDHIQPQDLEHFVSPVSVAHFSQYKLTMLLLKRLENLGFQICAPESLEGNEQSCEKKIMMGHECVSIDASNDFVTVTASSIIKGKRVEQNIHCNILIGTDGAGSTVRKLVGIEMRGEKDLQKLVSVHFFSKDLGQFLLKENPGMLFFIFNAEAIGVLVAHDLRQGEFVLQIPFYPPQQTIEDFNPKACEKLISKLVGREFGDVDVIDIKPWVMHAEVAERFICSGNRILLAGDAAHRFPPAGGFGMNTGIQDAHNLAWKIASVIKGIAPTSMLNTYEIERKPIALFNTRLSLENYKAAMSVPAALGLDPTVANIVHQFIVDGIGSILPSGLQKVALDGIFGIGRAQVSEFVLNESNPLGSSRLAKLRHIFEEGKSLQLQFPAEDLGFRYLQGALMPESKDVESPPEVLTGRRRDYTPSAQPGSRLPHIFVRVNPLSEETVSTLDLVSGDKVEFILIIAPVEESYHLAREAFKVAEEQEIFLKVCIFWSTDSVEGLEKGSKAALSPWKNYLDVVEVWSSTSNWWDMCNMTNRGAILVRPDEHIAWRTSSGLAGDPRVEMQRVFSAILGVHGSNKQIHG; from the exons ATGGGGTTTCTAAGGTTTATAAGAAGGTATAGTTTCCCCTTCAAGGACAAAACTCGAAATAGAGCATATGCACTTCAGCATATGCAAAGCAGAGGCTTCTCAAAGGATGGAGTTCTTAATGGTAATGATGTGGTGCATCCAGTTCTGATCATTGGCGCAGGACCTGTGGGTCTTGTTCTTTCTATTCTTCTCACAAAATTAG GTATTAATTGCACAGTTTTGGAGAGAAACAAGGCATTTTCAAAACATCCACAAGCACACTTCATCAACAATCGATCCATGGAG ATATTCCGCAAAATTGATGGCCTTGTTGAAGAGATCCAAAGGTCTCAACCACCAGTAGATTTATGGAGGAAATTTATATATTGTACTTCCCTCTCTGGTTCAATTCTTGGATCGGTTGATCACATACAACCTCAAG ATCTTGAGCATTTTGTCAGCCCGGTCTCTGTTGCACACTTCTCGCAGTACAAGCTAACTATGTTACTACTCAAGCGACTTGAAAACCTAGGCTTCCAAATATGTGCGCCTGAAAGTTTGGAAGGAAATGAACAGTcttgtgagaaaaaaataatgatgggCCATGAGTGTGTTTCCATTGATGCCAGCAATGACTTTGTAACAGTAACTGCATCTTCTATCATTAAAGGGAAGCGTGTAGAACAGAACATTCACTGTAACATCCTTATTGGTACAGATGGTGCAGGAAGTACTGTAAGAAAGCTTGTAGGAATAGAAATGAGAGGTGAAAAGGACTTGCAAAAACTTGTTAGTGTCCATTTCTTTAGCAAAGACCTTGGACAGTTTTTGCTTAAGGAGAATCCTGGtatgcttttttttatcttcaatgcTGAAGCTATTGGGGTCCTTGTTGCTCATGATCTCAGGCAAGGGGAATTTGTATTGCAG ATACCCTTTTATCCACCTCAGCAAACAATTGAGGATTTCAATCCAAAG GCATGTGAGAAATTAATCAGCAAACTTGTTGGTCGGGAGTTTGGAGATGTAGATGTAATTGATATAAAGCCATGGGTTATGCATGCTGAAGTTGCTGAGAGGTTTATATGTAGTGGCAACCGAATATTACTTGCTGGTGATGCTGCTCATCGATTTCCTCCTGCTGGTGGATTTG GAATGAATACTGGCATTCAGGACGCGCATAATCTTGCCTGGAAAATTGCTTCTGTGATTAAGGGTATTGCCCCAACTTCAATGCTAAATACCTACGAAATTGAACGTAAACCG ATTGCTTTATTCAATACAAGATTAAGTCTAGAAAACTATAAAGCTGCCATGTCTGTTCCTGCTGCACTTGGTCTTGATCCAACTGTTGCAAACATAG TACATCAATTTATTGTTGATGGGATTGGTTCCATCTTACCATCTGGTTTGCAGAAGGTAGCTTTGGATGGAATTTTTGGTATAGGTCGTGCACAGGTTTCAGAATTTGTCCTAAATGAAAGTAACCCTCTTGGATCCTCAAGGTTGGCTAAGCTAAGACATATATTTGAAGAAGGAAAAAGCCTTCAACTTCAGTTCCCTGCTGAAGATCTTGGTTTTAg GTACCTACAAGGAGCACTTATGCCAGAGAGTAAAGATGTTGAAAGTCCTCCAGAAGTACTAACAGGGCGTCGGAGGGACTACACCCCTTCAGCACAACCAGGATCAAGACTGCCTCATATATTTGTGAGAGTAAACCCGTTAAGTGAG GAGACTGTTTCTACACTTGATCTTGTGTCGGGAGATAAAGTTGAGTTCATTCTCATCATAGCACCTGTGGAGGAATCTTATCATCTAGCTCGTGAAGCATTCAAGGTGGCTGAGGAACAAGAAATTTTTCTCaaagtttgtattttttggtCTACTGATTCTGTTGAAGGACTTGAGAAAGGAAGTAAAGCAGCATTATCACCTTGGAAGAATTACCTagatgttgttgaagtttgGTCATCAACTTCAAATTGGTGGGATATGTGTAACATGACGAACAGAGGGGCTATTTTAGTTAGACCCGATGAACATATTGCCTGGCGTACAAGTTCAGGACTTGCTGGGGATCCTAGAGTGGAAATGCAGAGGGTTTTTTCTGCTATACTGGGAGTACACGGttcaaataaacaaatacaCGGATGA
- the LOC100794253 gene encoding 4-methyl-5-nitrocatechol 5-monooxygenase isoform X2 gives MIACDGCGVFGFCVFMIGLLFFYRSLFSLQSSCSWLLNFSVMGFLRFIRRYSFPFKDKTRNRAYALQHMQSRGFSKDGVLNGNDVVHPVLIIGAGPVGLVLSILLTKLGINCTVLERNKAFSKHPQAHFINNRSMEIFRKIDGLVEEIQRSQPPVDLWRKFIYCTSLSGSILGSVDHIQPQDLEHFVSPVSVAHFSQYKLTMLLLKRLENLGFQICAPESLEGNEQSCEKKIMMGHECVSIDASNDFVTVTASSIIKGKRVEQNIHCNILIGTDGAGSTVRKLVGIEMRGEKDLQKLVSVHFFSKDLGQFLLKENPGMLFFIFNAEAIGVLVAHDLRQGEFVLQIPFYPPQQTIEDFNPKACEKLISKLVGREFGDVDVIDIKPWVMHAEVAERFICSGNRILLAGDAAHRFPPAGGFGMNTGIQDAHNLAWKIASVIKGIAPTSMLNTYEIERKPIALFNTRLSLENYKAAMSVPAALGLDPTVANIVHQFIVDGIGSILPSGLQKVALDGIFGIGRAQVSEFVLNESNPLGSSRLAKLRHIFEEGKSLQLQFPAEDLGFRYLQGALMPESKDVESPPEVLTGRRRDYTPSAQPGSRLPHIFVRVNPLSEETVSTLDLVSGDKVEFILIIAPVEESYHLAREAFKVAEEQEIFLKVCIFWSTDSVEGLEKGSKAALSPWKNYLDVVEVWSSTSNWWDMCNMTNRGAILVRPDEHIAWRTSSGLAGDPRVEMQRVFSAILGVHGSNKQIHG, from the exons ATGATAGCTTGTGATGGTTGTGGAGTTTTTGGCTTTTGCGTGTTCATGATTGGTTTGCTCTTTTTTTACAGATCACTCTTTAGCCTCCAGTCTTCTTGTTCTTGGCTTTTAAATTTTAGTGTCATGGGGTTTCTAAGGTTTATAAGAAGGTATAGTTTCCCCTTCAAGGACAAAACTCGAAATAGAGCATATGCACTTCAGCATATGCAAAGCAGAGGCTTCTCAAAGGATGGAGTTCTTAATGGTAATGATGTGGTGCATCCAGTTCTGATCATTGGCGCAGGACCTGTGGGTCTTGTTCTTTCTATTCTTCTCACAAAATTAG GTATTAATTGCACAGTTTTGGAGAGAAACAAGGCATTTTCAAAACATCCACAAGCACACTTCATCAACAATCGATCCATGGAG ATATTCCGCAAAATTGATGGCCTTGTTGAAGAGATCCAAAGGTCTCAACCACCAGTAGATTTATGGAGGAAATTTATATATTGTACTTCCCTCTCTGGTTCAATTCTTGGATCGGTTGATCACATACAACCTCAAG ATCTTGAGCATTTTGTCAGCCCGGTCTCTGTTGCACACTTCTCGCAGTACAAGCTAACTATGTTACTACTCAAGCGACTTGAAAACCTAGGCTTCCAAATATGTGCGCCTGAAAGTTTGGAAGGAAATGAACAGTcttgtgagaaaaaaataatgatgggCCATGAGTGTGTTTCCATTGATGCCAGCAATGACTTTGTAACAGTAACTGCATCTTCTATCATTAAAGGGAAGCGTGTAGAACAGAACATTCACTGTAACATCCTTATTGGTACAGATGGTGCAGGAAGTACTGTAAGAAAGCTTGTAGGAATAGAAATGAGAGGTGAAAAGGACTTGCAAAAACTTGTTAGTGTCCATTTCTTTAGCAAAGACCTTGGACAGTTTTTGCTTAAGGAGAATCCTGGtatgcttttttttatcttcaatgcTGAAGCTATTGGGGTCCTTGTTGCTCATGATCTCAGGCAAGGGGAATTTGTATTGCAG ATACCCTTTTATCCACCTCAGCAAACAATTGAGGATTTCAATCCAAAG GCATGTGAGAAATTAATCAGCAAACTTGTTGGTCGGGAGTTTGGAGATGTAGATGTAATTGATATAAAGCCATGGGTTATGCATGCTGAAGTTGCTGAGAGGTTTATATGTAGTGGCAACCGAATATTACTTGCTGGTGATGCTGCTCATCGATTTCCTCCTGCTGGTGGATTTG GAATGAATACTGGCATTCAGGACGCGCATAATCTTGCCTGGAAAATTGCTTCTGTGATTAAGGGTATTGCCCCAACTTCAATGCTAAATACCTACGAAATTGAACGTAAACCG ATTGCTTTATTCAATACAAGATTAAGTCTAGAAAACTATAAAGCTGCCATGTCTGTTCCTGCTGCACTTGGTCTTGATCCAACTGTTGCAAACATAG TACATCAATTTATTGTTGATGGGATTGGTTCCATCTTACCATCTGGTTTGCAGAAGGTAGCTTTGGATGGAATTTTTGGTATAGGTCGTGCACAGGTTTCAGAATTTGTCCTAAATGAAAGTAACCCTCTTGGATCCTCAAGGTTGGCTAAGCTAAGACATATATTTGAAGAAGGAAAAAGCCTTCAACTTCAGTTCCCTGCTGAAGATCTTGGTTTTAg GTACCTACAAGGAGCACTTATGCCAGAGAGTAAAGATGTTGAAAGTCCTCCAGAAGTACTAACAGGGCGTCGGAGGGACTACACCCCTTCAGCACAACCAGGATCAAGACTGCCTCATATATTTGTGAGAGTAAACCCGTTAAGTGAG GAGACTGTTTCTACACTTGATCTTGTGTCGGGAGATAAAGTTGAGTTCATTCTCATCATAGCACCTGTGGAGGAATCTTATCATCTAGCTCGTGAAGCATTCAAGGTGGCTGAGGAACAAGAAATTTTTCTCaaagtttgtattttttggtCTACTGATTCTGTTGAAGGACTTGAGAAAGGAAGTAAAGCAGCATTATCACCTTGGAAGAATTACCTagatgttgttgaagtttgGTCATCAACTTCAAATTGGTGGGATATGTGTAACATGACGAACAGAGGGGCTATTTTAGTTAGACCCGATGAACATATTGCCTGGCGTACAAGTTCAGGACTTGCTGGGGATCCTAGAGTGGAAATGCAGAGGGTTTTTTCTGCTATACTGGGAGTACACGGttcaaataaacaaatacaCGGATGA
- the LOC100794253 gene encoding 2,4-dichlorophenol 6-monooxygenase isoform X1: MIACDGCGVFGFCVFMIGLLFFYRSLFSLQSSCSWLLNFSVMGFLRFIRRYSFPFKDKTRNRAYALQHMQSRGFSKDGVLNGINCTVLERNKAFSKHPQAHFINNRSMEIFRKIDGLVEEIQRSQPPVDLWRKFIYCTSLSGSILGSVDHIQPQDLEHFVSPVSVAHFSQYKLTMLLLKRLENLGFQICAPESLEGNEQSCEKKIMMGHECVSIDASNDFVTVTASSIIKGKRVEQNIHCNILIGTDGAGSTVRKLVGIEMRGEKDLQKLVSVHFFSKDLGQFLLKENPGMLFFIFNAEAIGVLVAHDLRQGEFVLQIPFYPPQQTIEDFNPKACEKLISKLVGREFGDVDVIDIKPWVMHAEVAERFICSGNRILLAGDAAHRFPPAGGFGMNTGIQDAHNLAWKIASVIKGIAPTSMLNTYEIERKPIALFNTRLSLENYKAAMSVPAALGLDPTVANIVHQFIVDGIGSILPSGLQKVALDGIFGIGRAQVSEFVLNESNPLGSSRLAKLRHIFEEGKSLQLQFPAEDLGFRYLQGALMPESKDVESPPEVLTGRRRDYTPSAQPGSRLPHIFVRVNPLSEETVSTLDLVSGDKVEFILIIAPVEESYHLAREAFKVAEEQEIFLKVCIFWSTDSVEGLEKGSKAALSPWKNYLDVVEVWSSTSNWWDMCNMTNRGAILVRPDEHIAWRTSSGLAGDPRVEMQRVFSAILGVHGSNKQIHG, encoded by the exons ATGATAGCTTGTGATGGTTGTGGAGTTTTTGGCTTTTGCGTGTTCATGATTGGTTTGCTCTTTTTTTACAGATCACTCTTTAGCCTCCAGTCTTCTTGTTCTTGGCTTTTAAATTTTAGTGTCATGGGGTTTCTAAGGTTTATAAGAAGGTATAGTTTCCCCTTCAAGGACAAAACTCGAAATAGAGCATATGCACTTCAGCATATGCAAAGCAGAGGCTTCTCAAAGGATGGAGTTCTTAATG GTATTAATTGCACAGTTTTGGAGAGAAACAAGGCATTTTCAAAACATCCACAAGCACACTTCATCAACAATCGATCCATGGAG ATATTCCGCAAAATTGATGGCCTTGTTGAAGAGATCCAAAGGTCTCAACCACCAGTAGATTTATGGAGGAAATTTATATATTGTACTTCCCTCTCTGGTTCAATTCTTGGATCGGTTGATCACATACAACCTCAAG ATCTTGAGCATTTTGTCAGCCCGGTCTCTGTTGCACACTTCTCGCAGTACAAGCTAACTATGTTACTACTCAAGCGACTTGAAAACCTAGGCTTCCAAATATGTGCGCCTGAAAGTTTGGAAGGAAATGAACAGTcttgtgagaaaaaaataatgatgggCCATGAGTGTGTTTCCATTGATGCCAGCAATGACTTTGTAACAGTAACTGCATCTTCTATCATTAAAGGGAAGCGTGTAGAACAGAACATTCACTGTAACATCCTTATTGGTACAGATGGTGCAGGAAGTACTGTAAGAAAGCTTGTAGGAATAGAAATGAGAGGTGAAAAGGACTTGCAAAAACTTGTTAGTGTCCATTTCTTTAGCAAAGACCTTGGACAGTTTTTGCTTAAGGAGAATCCTGGtatgcttttttttatcttcaatgcTGAAGCTATTGGGGTCCTTGTTGCTCATGATCTCAGGCAAGGGGAATTTGTATTGCAG ATACCCTTTTATCCACCTCAGCAAACAATTGAGGATTTCAATCCAAAG GCATGTGAGAAATTAATCAGCAAACTTGTTGGTCGGGAGTTTGGAGATGTAGATGTAATTGATATAAAGCCATGGGTTATGCATGCTGAAGTTGCTGAGAGGTTTATATGTAGTGGCAACCGAATATTACTTGCTGGTGATGCTGCTCATCGATTTCCTCCTGCTGGTGGATTTG GAATGAATACTGGCATTCAGGACGCGCATAATCTTGCCTGGAAAATTGCTTCTGTGATTAAGGGTATTGCCCCAACTTCAATGCTAAATACCTACGAAATTGAACGTAAACCG ATTGCTTTATTCAATACAAGATTAAGTCTAGAAAACTATAAAGCTGCCATGTCTGTTCCTGCTGCACTTGGTCTTGATCCAACTGTTGCAAACATAG TACATCAATTTATTGTTGATGGGATTGGTTCCATCTTACCATCTGGTTTGCAGAAGGTAGCTTTGGATGGAATTTTTGGTATAGGTCGTGCACAGGTTTCAGAATTTGTCCTAAATGAAAGTAACCCTCTTGGATCCTCAAGGTTGGCTAAGCTAAGACATATATTTGAAGAAGGAAAAAGCCTTCAACTTCAGTTCCCTGCTGAAGATCTTGGTTTTAg GTACCTACAAGGAGCACTTATGCCAGAGAGTAAAGATGTTGAAAGTCCTCCAGAAGTACTAACAGGGCGTCGGAGGGACTACACCCCTTCAGCACAACCAGGATCAAGACTGCCTCATATATTTGTGAGAGTAAACCCGTTAAGTGAG GAGACTGTTTCTACACTTGATCTTGTGTCGGGAGATAAAGTTGAGTTCATTCTCATCATAGCACCTGTGGAGGAATCTTATCATCTAGCTCGTGAAGCATTCAAGGTGGCTGAGGAACAAGAAATTTTTCTCaaagtttgtattttttggtCTACTGATTCTGTTGAAGGACTTGAGAAAGGAAGTAAAGCAGCATTATCACCTTGGAAGAATTACCTagatgttgttgaagtttgGTCATCAACTTCAAATTGGTGGGATATGTGTAACATGACGAACAGAGGGGCTATTTTAGTTAGACCCGATGAACATATTGCCTGGCGTACAAGTTCAGGACTTGCTGGGGATCCTAGAGTGGAAATGCAGAGGGTTTTTTCTGCTATACTGGGAGTACACGGttcaaataaacaaatacaCGGATGA
- the LOC100794253 gene encoding 2,4-dichlorophenol 6-monooxygenase isoform X4 — protein MGFLRFIRRYSFPFKDKTRNRAYALQHMQSRGFSKDGVLNGINCTVLERNKAFSKHPQAHFINNRSMEIFRKIDGLVEEIQRSQPPVDLWRKFIYCTSLSGSILGSVDHIQPQDLEHFVSPVSVAHFSQYKLTMLLLKRLENLGFQICAPESLEGNEQSCEKKIMMGHECVSIDASNDFVTVTASSIIKGKRVEQNIHCNILIGTDGAGSTVRKLVGIEMRGEKDLQKLVSVHFFSKDLGQFLLKENPGMLFFIFNAEAIGVLVAHDLRQGEFVLQIPFYPPQQTIEDFNPKACEKLISKLVGREFGDVDVIDIKPWVMHAEVAERFICSGNRILLAGDAAHRFPPAGGFGMNTGIQDAHNLAWKIASVIKGIAPTSMLNTYEIERKPIALFNTRLSLENYKAAMSVPAALGLDPTVANIVHQFIVDGIGSILPSGLQKVALDGIFGIGRAQVSEFVLNESNPLGSSRLAKLRHIFEEGKSLQLQFPAEDLGFRYLQGALMPESKDVESPPEVLTGRRRDYTPSAQPGSRLPHIFVRVNPLSEETVSTLDLVSGDKVEFILIIAPVEESYHLAREAFKVAEEQEIFLKVCIFWSTDSVEGLEKGSKAALSPWKNYLDVVEVWSSTSNWWDMCNMTNRGAILVRPDEHIAWRTSSGLAGDPRVEMQRVFSAILGVHGSNKQIHG, from the exons ATGGGGTTTCTAAGGTTTATAAGAAGGTATAGTTTCCCCTTCAAGGACAAAACTCGAAATAGAGCATATGCACTTCAGCATATGCAAAGCAGAGGCTTCTCAAAGGATGGAGTTCTTAATG GTATTAATTGCACAGTTTTGGAGAGAAACAAGGCATTTTCAAAACATCCACAAGCACACTTCATCAACAATCGATCCATGGAG ATATTCCGCAAAATTGATGGCCTTGTTGAAGAGATCCAAAGGTCTCAACCACCAGTAGATTTATGGAGGAAATTTATATATTGTACTTCCCTCTCTGGTTCAATTCTTGGATCGGTTGATCACATACAACCTCAAG ATCTTGAGCATTTTGTCAGCCCGGTCTCTGTTGCACACTTCTCGCAGTACAAGCTAACTATGTTACTACTCAAGCGACTTGAAAACCTAGGCTTCCAAATATGTGCGCCTGAAAGTTTGGAAGGAAATGAACAGTcttgtgagaaaaaaataatgatgggCCATGAGTGTGTTTCCATTGATGCCAGCAATGACTTTGTAACAGTAACTGCATCTTCTATCATTAAAGGGAAGCGTGTAGAACAGAACATTCACTGTAACATCCTTATTGGTACAGATGGTGCAGGAAGTACTGTAAGAAAGCTTGTAGGAATAGAAATGAGAGGTGAAAAGGACTTGCAAAAACTTGTTAGTGTCCATTTCTTTAGCAAAGACCTTGGACAGTTTTTGCTTAAGGAGAATCCTGGtatgcttttttttatcttcaatgcTGAAGCTATTGGGGTCCTTGTTGCTCATGATCTCAGGCAAGGGGAATTTGTATTGCAG ATACCCTTTTATCCACCTCAGCAAACAATTGAGGATTTCAATCCAAAG GCATGTGAGAAATTAATCAGCAAACTTGTTGGTCGGGAGTTTGGAGATGTAGATGTAATTGATATAAAGCCATGGGTTATGCATGCTGAAGTTGCTGAGAGGTTTATATGTAGTGGCAACCGAATATTACTTGCTGGTGATGCTGCTCATCGATTTCCTCCTGCTGGTGGATTTG GAATGAATACTGGCATTCAGGACGCGCATAATCTTGCCTGGAAAATTGCTTCTGTGATTAAGGGTATTGCCCCAACTTCAATGCTAAATACCTACGAAATTGAACGTAAACCG ATTGCTTTATTCAATACAAGATTAAGTCTAGAAAACTATAAAGCTGCCATGTCTGTTCCTGCTGCACTTGGTCTTGATCCAACTGTTGCAAACATAG TACATCAATTTATTGTTGATGGGATTGGTTCCATCTTACCATCTGGTTTGCAGAAGGTAGCTTTGGATGGAATTTTTGGTATAGGTCGTGCACAGGTTTCAGAATTTGTCCTAAATGAAAGTAACCCTCTTGGATCCTCAAGGTTGGCTAAGCTAAGACATATATTTGAAGAAGGAAAAAGCCTTCAACTTCAGTTCCCTGCTGAAGATCTTGGTTTTAg GTACCTACAAGGAGCACTTATGCCAGAGAGTAAAGATGTTGAAAGTCCTCCAGAAGTACTAACAGGGCGTCGGAGGGACTACACCCCTTCAGCACAACCAGGATCAAGACTGCCTCATATATTTGTGAGAGTAAACCCGTTAAGTGAG GAGACTGTTTCTACACTTGATCTTGTGTCGGGAGATAAAGTTGAGTTCATTCTCATCATAGCACCTGTGGAGGAATCTTATCATCTAGCTCGTGAAGCATTCAAGGTGGCTGAGGAACAAGAAATTTTTCTCaaagtttgtattttttggtCTACTGATTCTGTTGAAGGACTTGAGAAAGGAAGTAAAGCAGCATTATCACCTTGGAAGAATTACCTagatgttgttgaagtttgGTCATCAACTTCAAATTGGTGGGATATGTGTAACATGACGAACAGAGGGGCTATTTTAGTTAGACCCGATGAACATATTGCCTGGCGTACAAGTTCAGGACTTGCTGGGGATCCTAGAGTGGAAATGCAGAGGGTTTTTTCTGCTATACTGGGAGTACACGGttcaaataaacaaatacaCGGATGA